The genomic region CGGCCGGAATCATTCCAGCCGACGGCGACACGCAGTCGGTGACGGTGCCGGCCGGAGCGGCGGCGAATTTTGATGCGGCAGTGGATGCCATGGGCAAGCCCGCCTCGACGGCGCAGCCGGTCCGCCGTGACGAGCCGCGGGTGGGCCGCAACGACCCCTGCCCGTGCGGCAGCGGCAAGAAGCACAAAAAGTGTTGCGGTCAGAACGGGTAAGGGCGTGTGAGATGGGACGAAGACGGACGCGGCCGCCGGCGGACTGGCGGATGAGGAGGAGACTGATGAAACCGTTGCTGATCGTGATGTCCGCGCCGTCCGGCGCGGGGAAGACGACGCTGTGTGACCGGCTGCTGCAGGACTATCCCGAGATCACCTATTCGGTGTCCTGCACGACCCGCGACCCGCGCGGGCTGGAAGAGGACGGCGTGGACTATTTTTTTCTGACGCCAGCGGCGTTTGCGGAGCGGGTGGCGGCCCGCCGGTTCATGGAACACGCCACGGTTCACGGAAACCGTTACGGCACGCTGCGCGAACCGGTTGAGGAGGCGATGGCCGAGGGGCAGAGCGTGCTGATGGATATCGACGTCGAGGGCGCCTCCCAGGTGCGGGCGTTTGTGGAAGCGCTGCCCGCAGGGCATCTGATACGCGCGGGTTTTGTCGACATCTTTGTTCGTCCGCCCAGCCTGGCCGCCCTGCGCGTCCGCCTCGAAGGGCGGGGCGAGGATTCCGAGGAAGCAATGGATGTCCGGATGGAAAATGCCGCAGGCGAAATGGCGCGCGCCGACGAATTTGGCCACCAGATTGTCAACGACCATCTCGAGACCGCCTACCGCGAGTTGATCGAGGTGATCGAGGCGGCGGGACGCAGCTAGCAGAAAATCCAAAACGCCCACTCGGCAGCAGATCCGTCGGCTAATCGGCCGCCTTCGTGGCGGGCTTATCCATGTCGAACAGCAATCCGCGGCTGCGTTGACCGGTCTTGGCGTCGTAGAAGAGCACGA from Lentisphaerota bacterium harbors:
- a CDS encoding guanylate kinase: MRRRLMKPLLIVMSAPSGAGKTTLCDRLLQDYPEITYSVSCTTRDPRGLEEDGVDYFFLTPAAFAERVAARRFMEHATVHGNRYGTLREPVEEAMAEGQSVLMDIDVEGASQVRAFVEALPAGHLIRAGFVDIFVRPPSLAALRVRLEGRGEDSEEAMDVRMENAAGEMARADEFGHQIVNDHLETAYRELIEVIEAAGRS